The window AAAATTGTAGTGTTCCCTTCCAATGGATTCATTTTCTGCTATAGCGAAGTAAGCTAGAATGGGGTAGTGTCCAACATATGATGCATAGCTATCGCGTTGAATGTTCACAGCCCATTCACTGTACACACAGAGATGTGAACTGAGGTTTACAAACTACCATGCAAAGCAATAGAAGATGAAAGCTCCAGAGGAATAAGGAAACTAACAATCTATTTAAGTCGGCATGCCCAGTTCCCACATATTTAGCCTGCAGGTGCTCAAGCTGGGAATTGATGTTAAATCTATCGCTGGCCTGCATTGAATATCAGAAACCAATATTAGCGCCCACTTAGGCAACCTCAAGCAAATACAGGAAGCCATGATCGGACTTAGATTTAAACAATGGATTGCTAATTCAGAGGTTATCGccagtgttttaaaaaacccaCCCAGGTACACGCCTGCGCCCTAGGCGCAAGTCTGGCACCTTGTCTTGAAATGGGGAGGTGCACAAAATAAGGCACACAGCTTACGTTAGGCCCCAAGACCCGAAGTCCTGgctctttttcattattttgttaaataataacaataattagggttttccttctttattaacttaaagATCAAAATTAGTCTAAATTCACAATtctttgtgtttaattttttttatcttcataTTCCCACTTCAATTATGCTTTGTATATGGAAATTCATCCATTTTTGCTCCTGTGAGCTTAAGTCTCAAAAGACTATTGCACCTTAagcttcaaaaaaaaaaaaaaaaaaaaaaacactggTTATCACTGCATATGACACTAAAAACCATCCGAATAATCAATAAACTAAGGGCTCAAAACGGTATCCTTTCCTAGGAATCAAAGGATTTTTGAAGGAATGTATGTAATTCCCGTTCTTGGTTGTTCACTTCAAGCAGAGCTGATTTTCACGATTGCATCATAGTAAAAGAATTCGTATTCTTCAAATGGcaactaaaaataaacaaccTTAAACGCTAATCATAAACGATAATTACTCAAATTACTCAAATTCCTAGAATTCATCAGCAAAATTCAGAGCAAAGAAAAATCCCCTATCAACTAAATGGAAGAGTCGAATATAAGTAggaacaaatatataaatcagCATGCACGTTcagaaaagaaattacattGAGTTCTAGGGTTTAGGAATTACTGCTGAAATGAATTAACAAAAAATGGGAATACATGAGTAGATGACACATAAAACAGGAGATTTATGAACAAAAAGCGCACCTGCATGTTCGAATTGGGGAAGAAGCGATGGGAGCAGAAAAATGGCGCGACCCAATTCTTAAATTCACTACGGAACGAGCAAAGGTCACATATGATaggggaattgacaaaaataggccaaaaatggggtagaaatagagttttaggattgattgtagaaaagttgagatttaggataaattggaggtgaaatgacgaaaataccctcttttattttccttcctcttttcttctttttccttttcttcaacccGAAGACAGAAGGccgttcaaaagaaaaacgtaaACTCGCATTTGAACTCTCCCGCGTCTGCAGTTACCCTCTTCAACTCTCTCCCGCCTCCGGTGAACGTTTTTCTCTTccgtccatttcttctccacttccatccatttcttcttcacgACTCTCCGCTATATTTTCCGATTTCAACTTGTTCACCGAAcgtctccatttcttctgcaCGGGTCTCCATTTCGACTTCATCTCCGGCGGAcgcttctccacttccatccatttcgatttcaggtttgttttcaccggacctctccatttcttatcCACTCCTCTACATTGGCAGTGCCGTATCCATCATCTTTGAAGTCAAGTGAGTAATAAAatctcagttttttttttagagttagtCTGTTGtagcttatttattattacagtATTCCATCTTGTTTGTTTAAGTTGTCTGTTAAGATgtgagttttttgtttttggcacattttggagaagaaatgcatGTCATATGCACACAGACATAGAGAACCGTGGGAGCCATTCtgtttttaggaagaaaaaccatttcctttgcaatgtactgtaataatagaaaaaccataCCTTGGAGTTTAGAACTTGAATTCGAACATATATTTGGTATCCCATATAAACTCTGCAAAGTTACCAGTACAATAGATATgtgctaaacatgcattctaaatattgtattctaaagacattatcataagctgcattgttgaaagaccatttcctttgccttgaagttttccatcatctctcacctatcagcacctatctctcaccttccaaaattttgagtagaagtcccaatataagagtgttaacttcctaaaccgtttagaatgcatgtttagctagtctactaggtgttaaggctatagggttagcaattgtattagacttagcaactttgccttgaagttttccatcatctctcacctatcagcacctatctctcaccttccaaaattttgagtagaagtcccaatataagagtgtaaacttcctaaacggtttagaatgcatgtttagctagtctactaggtgttaaggctatagggttagcaattctattagacttagcaactttgccttgaagtttttcatcatctctcacctatcagcacctatctctcaccttccaaaattttgagtagaagtcccaagatgCTAGTGCATCCATGTTAAGTAAGTCTcttatgcaattatatttaattagttttttttttttatgcaggtCTCAGTATGGCTTCGACATCAACTAACGGTCCCATGTACAAGATTGACCCTGCTCATCATTTTCAGTCTATAGTAAGTAGTTTAGCACATTTAGAAAACAGTACACGTACAATAAAGGCTAAATTGAAACCGGATCAATTAAccttatttagaaatacaaagttCGGCCACTTTTTGGATCTGAATATAATCTTTAATGGGCCGCTCATCCACTACTTATTGTTAAGAGAGGTGGAAGATGAAAGGGTTGATCACATAAGTTTCAAGATAGGAGAAGTCGTGTGCAGTTTTGGAAGGAGAGAATTTAATATGATGACGGGTCTATGGAGTTCTCAACCAGAGCCTATTGATTTGGTTGGGAATAGTAGGTTGTTGGAGAAGTTCTTCgaacaaaaaaagtgtatttatATAAGTGACTTAGAGGACACATTTGTGGAATACGAGGGGGATGACGATGACGATGACATAGTTAAATTAGCTCTAGTTTACTTTATAGAGATGTCATTGTTAGGAAAAGATAGGCGGACGAAAGTGGACCGAACTTTATTTAGGATTGCAGATGATTGGACCACATTTAACAATTACGATTGGGGAGGGTTGGTTTTTGGACGTACACTTTCTGCCTTAAAACGAGCCTTGGACATGCAACATGCGAAGGGAAAGAATAAATCAACTAAGACAAAATATACTGTCATGGGATTTCCGCAGGCGTTACAGGTATGTTACTTTACTTCCTAtgcacatatttatatatacatatatcttgGGACACTTGCTAAACTTGTTTTGTTGAACATGGAATAGGTTTGGGCATATGAGTCTATACCAACCATCACTGAATGTGGTGTACATAAAGTAAGCAACGATGCAATACCACGAATGCTGAGGTGGGTGTGCGAACTATCGCCGAAGTCTCATGTCCTACAGAGGCAGGTGTTTGACTCACCAATGGTAAGTATCAACAAACAGTAACTTACCGAATGCATGACTTTGTTCCTTTATGTTTTGACTAACTAACTACATTTCCACTTTGTAGTTCTTAATTAACGTGGTAATTGAGATGATGCCTGAAGAGGAGGAGCATCTAAGAATGTCTTCAGGGGAACTTGTTGAGAAAACTCATCCATATAACACCGTTTCTGAGAAGAATGGTGATTCAAAACGACCAGGAGAAGCTAGTAATGATGACAATGACTGCaaaaagagtaagaaaaagaagaagtggaAGTCTAAGATGAAAGAAGTTGTTCGAAAACTCAAATATCGAGTAGCGGTTCTCGAGAATGAACGTGAAAGCCTAAAATCAATGCTGTCGACTATATTGAAACACCTTGAAGTTCAAAAAAAGGTTAGGAATCaaagtttgtttaacattttcaaagtttgtttaacGTTACCAATACATTTTGACATTTCCAAAGGGTGAAGAAGGAGACTGCACGGGAGTTGAAGGTCATGATGCCCAGACCGAAGATGTTGACACACCCGGTACACCTTCTTGGTTGAGGATGCCCAAGGAGGATGACACAAGTGATGGGGTGAAACATGTTGAACGTCAAAAGCAGGTTAGGAATCAAAGTTCTGTAGTGGGGTGAAAATCATCCTTACTAATGCTTTATCCTTAGTAATGCATTTTGACCTTCCATAGGGTGTCGAAGCAAACCGCACGGAGGATGACACAATGGATGAGTTGGATAAGAAGGTTCATATTCATTCGGAGGAGCCAGTAGACGTCGTTGACGATTTGAACGAGGAAATTGGAGTAAAAAGTCTTACTTATTTTGATTCAGACGTCATGGAAATAGAACCATTATCCACTGAACGACCACATGTTCGGCCCGCACGTAGCAAGCGTGCAAGTGTATACTTGTCAACCCCCTTCACAGCTTTAGATAAACGGACTACAAAATCAATCACCACCACCTCTCAGTCTCAACCATCCGTCTATGATCCTATGCACAAAATACCTGACGCCCATTTAGATCGACTCAGAGCTTGGATCACAGACAAGCGTACGAAAGATGAGGTGCGTGAAACTTTTCACGGGAAAAAATCGAAGGAGTTTTTCAGAGACTTGTTCATGTGTCGTCGGTGGTTGGCGGATGAGGTTAGaacttttctcattatttcttatttacagTTTTAGAGCACTTAGTACCTTCAAGAAGTTGGTTTGATCGCATAACCGAATTAaatgctttattttgtttctattagcATTTGGATGCACTGTTTCTTCTCATTCGCTTCAACATTAAGACAGCCATGATACCTACTGCTCAAAACTTCACAACTGTAGACACACTATTCATGGTTTGTACTCGCAACCATACTTTATGTACTGAGTttgcttttgatatttgtcttATTGTCTCATTGTATACATgcatgtgtgttttttttccttccagcGACTATTAGTTGCGAAGTGGCCTGAATACCAAGAATGTATTAAAGAGAATCGACCATTTCACTGGAAGGAGGAGTATCGGTTGGTTGACTATGTTGTCGGATCAAAACAAGACTGTCAAGATCCTTGGGTGAATGTTGATTACATTTACTCTCCATTCAATATCCATGGCAATCATTGGATTCTATTATGCTTGGACTTGGTACGTTGTCAAGTTAAGGTATGGGATTCGCTTCCGTCGCTGACGAGTGCCGAAGATATGAGAAGCATATTAGAGCCAATTCAAGAGATGGTGCCAAATTTGCTCGATGCTACTGGATTCTTTGTTAGGAGAGGCGGATCATCAACACACAAGGAACCTTGGCCACTTGTCATTGTCGACTCCATTCCACTTCAACGCAACAATAGTGATTGTGGTGTATTTACAATTAAGTATTTCGAATATGAAGCTTCTGGTTTAGATGTAGCTACattatgtcaagaaaacatgtcatattttagaaaacaattggcATTTCAATTATGGACCAACAATCCCATGTATTGACTTTCAGTTTCAACTTTTGAAGGAATTGTATATGTTCCAaactatgtacataaatagttttatataatggaatgaagaccatttttgttttttggtatgcaatttttatttcattatcttggaaaattgtaaagtgtgcagaacttttatataatgtaCAACAATGCAGgtgaaaaattgtaaagtgtGCAGAACTTTTATATAGACATTCTTGATGTGTTACCGGTGGTGGAGCAGAGGTTTATGGTGGCTGCGGAACTGATTTATATATAGCCTCACGTAGCAggttttcattataaaaacaTCTTATGTACGAACAATTGATCCTCATTACCAATAGCAGCATTTTGATCTGTGTCTTGTTCTGTACCTTTGCTGTTAACCAGCCGGCTTTATACATTACTTAAAATTAGCTCAGTCTTGCTACTACCTGAACTTTCAGAGTCAACTCATTACTACTGCATTGAGATTACTATGCTTGAGATTACTATGCTTGAAGAGGTGGTTCATATGCTTGAAGATTTGAATCATTACTACTGCAGTAGCAAAAGGAGAGCAGTTATTGAGTTCTAAAGCAcacaatattatttacttcTCATGGATTGTTCAAACATTATTCTTTGCAGCTTTGGAGTTGTTCTAATGGAAGTACCAACATAAAAGAAGCCCATTTTCTAAGACAACTGCCAGGAAAACAACAGGAAAGCAGAATGAGATATCTAAAAGGTAATCTGAAAGAGATGGTAGATCCCAGCATATCAAAGTGGAGAACGCAGTCAAAGTGGTAAGGATCGCACTTCGCTGCACGACTAAGATTCCATCTACAAGGCCCTTCATGCAAATGGTGGTTCATATGCTTGAAGAGGCTGAACcttgtaaaaactaaaagtagcAAAAGCTTTGCATTTATTACTACTGCACACTTTAAGTAATCAGCAAGAGGCTTCAAATGCAGCAAGGGCTGAACCTTTAAGTAATCAGCAAGGGCTGAACCTTGTAAAAACTAACAGAGGCTGAACCTTGAAGATGaatgtaaaaactaaaagtaatcaGCAAGATTTGCATCATTAATACTGCAGTAGCAAAAGGAGAGCATTTATTGAGTTCTAAAGCACACAATATTGTCATAATAGGATTTCAAGTCTTTCTCAAAAAGCTTGAAATGCCAAAGGAGTAAATATTCTATAAACAGTTCACtgtaggataaaaaaaaaagagaaggaaagtcTTGAAGTTGCAGAAGAAAAGTCTTCAACTTAGAATTGTCAGTGAGATGACTTTAGTGATCTTGCAAACAACACAGGACACAATTTTATAAGCATCTTCCACctgcattaaaaaaatgaaccttTTTTACATCGTGATCATGCAAACAACGCAAGCACAAACCAAGCAAGTATAAAACTATTACTACGTACCAAGACGGGTACTAATCTTGTATGCTCGACTTCTGGATGTATGAAATTGGATTGGTACACGTTAATCTATTGTGGCCTGTTTCTTTACATCGACCACATTT of the Cucumis sativus cultivar 9930 chromosome 3, Cucumber_9930_V3, whole genome shotgun sequence genome contains:
- the LOC101208121 gene encoding uncharacterized protein At4g14342; translated protein: MQASDRFNINSQLEHLQAKYVGTGHADLNRFEWAVNIQRDSYASYVGHYPILAYFAIAENESIGREHYNFMQKMLLPCGLPPEREDD
- the LOC116402409 gene encoding uncharacterized protein LOC116402409, with protein sequence MASTSTNGPMYKIDPAHHFQSIALQVWAYESIPTITECGVHKVSNDAIPRMLRWVCELSPKSHVLQRQVFDSPMFLINVVIEMMPEEEEHLRMSSGELVEKTHPYNTVSEKNGDSKRPGEASNDDNDCKKSKKKKKWKSKMKEVVRKLKYRVAVLENERESLKSMLSTILKHLEVQKKGEEGDCTGVEGHDAQTEDVDTPGTPSWLRMPKEDDTSDGVKHVERQKQGVEANRTEDDTMDELDKKVHIHSEEPVDVVDDLNEEIGVKSLTYFDSDVMEIEPLSTERPHVRPARSKRASVYLSTPFTALDKRTTKSITTTSQSQPSVYDPMHKIPDAHLDRLRAWITDKRTKDEVRETFHGKKSKEFFRDLFMCRRWLADEHLDALFLLIRFNIKTAMIPTAQNFTTVDTLFMRLLVAKWPEYQECIKENRPFHWKEEYRLVDYVVGSKQDCQDPWVNVDYIYSPFNIHGNHWILLCLDLVRCQVKVWDSLPSLTSAEDMRSILEPIQEMVPNLLDATGFFVRRGGSSTHKEPWPLVIVDSIPLQRNNSDCGVFTIKYFEYEASGLDVATLCQENMSYFRKQLAFQLWTNNPMY